In Natronomonas halophila, one DNA window encodes the following:
- a CDS encoding deoxyribonuclease IV: MLRIGAHTSIAGGVDNAVEEQLEYDGNCGQIFTHSPQVWQDPNIGDDEAGQFRGLSEENDVGPWVIHSSYLVNLCTPKDDLREKSIDSMQKEVDAADKLGIPYVNVHLGAHTGAGVDGGLDNAASALEELDVPDGVTVLIESDAGSGTKLGGTFEELGGVLDRCDLDLDVCLDTAHMFAAGYDLSTPEGVEETFAEFDEEVGLEHLECVHLNDSKHECGTNKDEHAHIGEGLIGEEGMRAFINHDAVEDVPLVLETPTENGKSYAWNIERVREFYGN, from the coding sequence ATGCTCAGAATCGGCGCACACACCTCTATCGCGGGCGGCGTTGACAACGCCGTCGAGGAGCAACTCGAATACGACGGCAACTGCGGGCAGATTTTCACCCACTCGCCGCAGGTCTGGCAGGACCCCAACATCGGCGACGACGAGGCCGGGCAGTTCCGCGGCCTCTCCGAGGAGAACGACGTCGGCCCGTGGGTCATCCACTCCTCGTATCTGGTCAACCTCTGTACCCCGAAAGACGACCTCCGCGAGAAATCCATCGACTCCATGCAGAAGGAAGTCGACGCCGCCGACAAACTCGGGATTCCGTACGTCAACGTCCATCTCGGCGCCCACACGGGCGCGGGCGTCGACGGCGGCCTCGATAACGCCGCGAGCGCGCTGGAAGAACTCGACGTGCCCGACGGCGTGACCGTCCTCATCGAATCCGACGCCGGCAGCGGGACGAAACTCGGCGGCACCTTCGAGGAACTCGGCGGCGTCCTCGACCGCTGTGACCTCGACCTCGACGTCTGTCTGGACACCGCCCACATGTTCGCCGCGGGCTATGACCTCTCGACGCCCGAAGGCGTCGAGGAAACGTTCGCGGAGTTCGACGAGGAGGTCGGCCTCGAACACCTCGAATGCGTCCACCTCAACGACTCGAAACACGAGTGTGGCACCAACAAGGACGAACACGCCCACATCGGCGAGGGGCTCATCGGCGAGGAAGGCATGCGCGCGTTCATCAACCACGACGCCGTCGAAGACGTCCCGCTCGTCCTCGAAACCCCGACCGAGAACGGCAAGTCCTACGCCTGGAACATCGAGCGCGTTCGCGAGTTCTACGGGAACTGA
- a CDS encoding PAS domain S-box protein translates to MSPGIRVLLVDDDDAFRETVARHLEREEFDIATASGAAPALDALDGTVECVVSDYEMPDASGLDLLAAIRDQRPSLPFVLFTGTSEEGLVDEAFAAGATDFVRKHPNADTYTLLARRIEHAVEDHGPAADREATPAPAEYRHFLDAIGDPAYMTDAEGRIMGFNERAAELTGYDPDEVVGEPVSMLLSPSDIERGEAVIRDLLSGSDDRTATYDMAVETADSGTIDLENHVALLTDDGTFRGTIGVLRRSENRTDARLRRLHDATRELMATADTDEVATLTLEAAQEILGQSIATVRLHEDGMLVPSYSTDEVEEMFRVQQPYPVGVTPLGKAFEAGEPRVEPDFSTVEDDYDHGPIQSAAYFPLGDHGVLSIASTERDAFDEADLQLATVLAANAEAALDRAAKETRLRKERDDLEALFENIPDPTVEAHMKDGKPIVKRANPAFEEVFGYDSDEIAGENLDEFIVPPDVDDDPNEFNERIQRGESLHGEVRRQTADGLRDFILHVVPHDVGKRVTRGYAIYTDITEQKQRERELARQNERLDQFASVVSHDLRNPLSVARGRLELARETGEDEHFEATEHAHDRMEELIDGLLALARQGELTDDPIPVDLESAAKSAWETADTRDLDLSFDDPGIVVADPERLRQLLENLFRNATEHAEGATTVTVGGLPNGFYVADDGPGIPESEREAVLESGYSKGGGTGFGLAIVDTIADAHDWDVTVTESDAGGARFEFTDEDPTAG, encoded by the coding sequence GTGAGTCCGGGTATTCGGGTACTGCTCGTCGATGACGACGACGCGTTCCGTGAGACGGTCGCCCGGCACCTCGAACGCGAGGAGTTCGATATCGCGACGGCCAGCGGCGCCGCCCCCGCCCTCGACGCGCTCGACGGGACGGTCGAGTGCGTGGTGTCGGACTACGAGATGCCCGACGCCTCGGGACTGGACCTGCTGGCTGCCATCCGGGACCAGCGGCCCTCCCTCCCGTTCGTCCTCTTTACCGGCACCAGCGAGGAGGGCCTCGTCGACGAGGCCTTCGCGGCCGGCGCGACCGACTTCGTCCGGAAGCACCCGAACGCGGACACCTACACGCTGCTTGCTCGCCGCATCGAACACGCGGTCGAGGACCACGGCCCCGCGGCGGACCGGGAAGCGACCCCCGCGCCGGCCGAATATCGCCACTTCCTCGATGCCATCGGCGACCCCGCCTACATGACCGACGCCGAGGGTCGTATCATGGGCTTCAACGAACGCGCTGCGGAGCTGACCGGCTACGACCCCGACGAGGTGGTCGGCGAACCCGTCTCGATGCTCCTGAGTCCGAGCGACATCGAGCGCGGCGAGGCCGTCATCAGGGACTTGCTCTCCGGGAGCGACGACCGAACCGCGACCTACGACATGGCCGTCGAGACGGCCGACAGCGGGACAATCGACCTCGAAAACCACGTCGCGTTGCTCACCGACGACGGTACCTTCCGGGGCACTATCGGCGTGCTTCGGCGGAGCGAGAACCGAACCGACGCCCGCCTGCGACGCCTCCACGATGCGACCCGGGAGTTGATGGCCACCGCCGATACCGACGAGGTCGCCACCCTGACGCTCGAGGCCGCACAGGAGATTCTCGGCCAATCCATCGCCACGGTTCGCCTCCACGAGGACGGCATGCTGGTGCCGTCCTACAGCACCGACGAAGTCGAGGAGATGTTCCGTGTTCAGCAGCCGTATCCCGTCGGCGTTACCCCGCTGGGAAAGGCCTTCGAGGCGGGCGAACCGCGCGTCGAACCCGACTTTTCGACGGTCGAGGACGACTACGACCACGGCCCGATTCAGTCGGCCGCCTATTTCCCGCTGGGCGACCACGGCGTGTTGAGCATCGCCTCGACGGAGCGGGACGCCTTCGACGAGGCGGACCTTCAACTGGCGACCGTCCTCGCGGCCAACGCCGAGGCGGCCCTGGACCGCGCGGCCAAGGAAACCCGCCTCCGGAAGGAACGGGACGACCTCGAAGCCCTCTTCGAGAACATCCCCGACCCGACCGTCGAGGCCCACATGAAGGACGGCAAACCCATCGTCAAGCGCGCCAACCCCGCATTCGAGGAGGTGTTCGGCTACGATAGCGACGAAATCGCCGGCGAGAACCTCGACGAGTTCATCGTCCCGCCGGACGTCGATGACGACCCCAACGAGTTCAACGAACGCATCCAGCGGGGCGAGAGCCTCCACGGCGAGGTGCGCCGGCAGACTGCCGACGGCCTGCGGGATTTCATCCTCCACGTCGTCCCCCACGACGTCGGGAAACGGGTCACCCGCGGCTACGCCATCTACACCGACATTACCGAGCAGAAACAGCGCGAGCGGGAACTCGCCCGGCAGAACGAACGCCTCGACCAGTTCGCCTCCGTCGTCAGCCACGACCTCCGGAACCCCCTCAGCGTCGCCCGCGGCCGTCTCGAACTCGCCCGCGAAACCGGCGAAGACGAACACTTCGAGGCCACCGAGCACGCCCACGACCGGATGGAGGAACTCATCGACGGCCTGCTCGCGCTGGCGCGACAGGGCGAACTCACCGACGACCCGATACCCGTCGACCTCGAAAGCGCCGCCAAAAGCGCGTGGGAGACCGCCGACACCCGGGACCTCGACCTCTCGTTCGACGACCCCGGTATCGTCGTCGCCGACCCCGAACGCCTCCGGCAACTGCTGGAGAACCTCTTTCGGAACGCAACGGAACACGCCGAGGGCGCCACCACGGTCACCGTCGGCGGCCTCCCGAACGGCTTCTACGTCGCCGACGACGGCCCCGGCATTCCCGAAAGCGAACGCGAGGCCGTCCTCGAATCCGGCTACTCTAAGGGTGGCGGCACCGGTTTCGGTCTCGCCATCGTCGACACCATCGCCGACGCCCACGACTGGGACGTCACGGTGACCGAAAGCGACGCCGGCGGCGCGCGCTTCGAGTTCACCGACGAGGACCCGACGGCAGGTTAG
- a CDS encoding GNAT family N-acetyltransferase encodes MDQSFVDGEAPAGYRLLEEVPTPSEFVRLRSEAGMAERSLEAAEQGLPNTLYSVVARTETADETDPTAGPAVGVARVIGDGGAVFQISDVAVVEAHQEQGLGTAMMDAVMSYIRAEAPETAYVNLLADVDGFYERWGFEYSAPASKGMVWSPD; translated from the coding sequence ATGGACCAGTCGTTCGTCGACGGTGAGGCCCCGGCGGGCTATCGCCTTCTGGAGGAGGTGCCGACGCCGTCGGAGTTCGTCCGTCTACGGTCAGAGGCGGGAATGGCCGAACGCAGCCTCGAAGCCGCCGAGCAGGGCCTGCCGAACACGTTGTATTCGGTCGTAGCGCGAACGGAGACAGCCGACGAGACCGACCCAACCGCCGGGCCGGCCGTCGGCGTTGCTCGCGTCATCGGTGACGGTGGCGCCGTCTTCCAGATATCGGACGTGGCCGTCGTGGAGGCGCATCAGGAACAGGGGCTGGGCACCGCGATGATGGATGCGGTGATGTCCTATATCAGGGCTGAGGCCCCGGAAACGGCGTATGTCAATCTTCTCGCGGACGTCGATGGCTTCTACGAGCGCTGGGGGTTCGAGTATAGCGCGCCCGCTTCGAAGGGCATGGTCTGGTCGCCCGATTAG
- a CDS encoding zinc ribbon domain-containing protein produces MLERVRRLLADGNVVYECRDCGTTLGPHADDCEVCGSADIARYSID; encoded by the coding sequence ATGCTCGAACGCGTTCGACGCCTGCTCGCGGATGGAAACGTCGTCTACGAATGCCGGGACTGCGGAACGACGCTCGGTCCCCACGCCGACGACTGTGAGGTCTGTGGGTCGGCCGACATCGCCCGCTACTCCATCGACTAA
- a CDS encoding alpha/beta hydrolase family protein has protein sequence MERHTVSVTDDESVVAVRHEADSENWLVFCHGFLSDKSGSYEERCERAVAEGYNAVRFDFRGCGESDGAFIDQNLSTRIADLQAVVDYFDPPAYTAFGSSFGGKTAFHAAVDDDRVEALVTRAPVTYNRAFDAAREAVESQGVFQYDEEYAIDERFFEDFDTYAFEGVTESLAVPVAIFHGREDASVPLSDSLDAVGALQTDTLLQTYREEGHRFSEAAEDRLREQAFEWLARVR, from the coding sequence ATGGAACGTCACACGGTGTCTGTCACCGACGACGAATCCGTCGTCGCCGTCCGTCACGAGGCCGACTCCGAGAACTGGCTCGTCTTCTGTCACGGATTTCTCAGCGACAAGTCCGGAAGTTACGAGGAACGCTGCGAACGCGCGGTCGCGGAGGGCTACAACGCCGTACGCTTCGATTTCCGCGGCTGTGGCGAATCCGACGGCGCCTTCATCGACCAGAACCTCTCGACGCGTATCGCGGACCTTCAGGCGGTCGTCGATTACTTCGACCCGCCCGCCTACACCGCCTTCGGCTCCAGTTTCGGCGGGAAGACGGCCTTCCATGCGGCCGTCGACGACGACCGTGTCGAGGCGCTCGTCACGCGCGCGCCGGTGACCTACAACCGCGCCTTCGATGCCGCCCGTGAGGCCGTCGAATCGCAGGGCGTCTTCCAGTACGACGAGGAGTACGCCATCGACGAGCGCTTCTTCGAGGACTTCGACACCTACGCCTTCGAGGGCGTCACCGAGTCGCTTGCGGTGCCCGTCGCAATCTTCCACGGCCGCGAGGACGCGTCGGTCCCCCTGTCGGACAGCCTCGATGCCGTCGGCGCCCTGCAGACGGATACACTTCTACAGACCTACCGCGAGGAGGGCCATCGCTTCTCGGAGGCCGCCGAAGACCGCCTCCGCGAACAGGCCTTCGAGTGGCTGGCGCGCGTCCGCTAG
- a CDS encoding aldo/keto reductase, with translation MATDSPVPRLGLGTWQNTDFDQCRESVRTALELGYRHVDTAELYENERPVGAGLAAADVPRESVFLATKVLHPRATDEVTRASIREAVEGCLDRLDVDAVDLMYVHWPADYDLELVHSTLAGLRDDGLLDGVGVSNYEPRHLETALDADPDIVANQVELHPLLPQADLRERCADLGVDVVAYAPLAHGDVFDVPELETVAEKHGMSVPRVTLAWLREKGVAAVPKATSEAHIRDNLASRDLELAEEDVATIDGIERTERFFDPDYAPEW, from the coding sequence ATGGCTACCGATTCGCCGGTCCCGCGTCTCGGCCTCGGGACCTGGCAGAACACCGATTTCGACCAGTGTCGCGAGAGCGTCCGGACCGCGCTCGAACTCGGCTATCGGCACGTCGACACCGCGGAGTTGTACGAAAACGAGCGTCCCGTCGGCGCCGGTCTCGCCGCTGCAGACGTGCCCCGCGAGTCGGTCTTCCTCGCGACGAAGGTCCTCCATCCCCGGGCGACCGACGAGGTGACGCGAGCGTCCATCCGCGAGGCCGTGGAGGGCTGTCTCGACCGCCTTGACGTCGATGCGGTCGACCTCATGTACGTCCACTGGCCCGCCGACTACGACCTTGAGTTGGTCCACAGCACGCTCGCTGGCCTTCGCGACGACGGACTACTCGACGGCGTCGGCGTCAGCAACTACGAGCCACGCCACCTCGAGACGGCACTGGACGCCGACCCGGACATCGTCGCGAATCAGGTGGAGTTGCATCCGTTGCTCCCGCAGGCCGACCTCCGAGAGCGGTGTGCCGACCTCGGCGTCGACGTGGTCGCGTACGCGCCGCTGGCCCACGGGGACGTGTTCGACGTCCCCGAACTGGAGACGGTCGCCGAGAAGCATGGGATGAGCGTCCCGCGTGTCACCCTCGCGTGGCTCCGCGAGAAGGGCGTCGCCGCCGTTCCGAAGGCCACGAGCGAGGCGCATATCCGGGACAATCTGGCCTCACGTGACCTCGAGTTGGCCGAGGAGGACGTGGCGACTATCGACGGTATCGAGCGGACGGAGCGGTTCTTCGACCCCGACTACGCGCCCGAGTGGTGA
- a CDS encoding double zinc ribbon domain-containing protein, whose translation MSKITFRADDDLVRQLEEFDASKSEVMRQALRAYLDENGEAPVNEGSTGVNADSSPASAEESLDDLIAERVDAVLADRLDGALTPREPQDVNVNITLDGDSGSVSHEAGEGRKTVPAEDENASDEPRETCKQCGEDLPESAVYCSNCGEKASHRVFCECGDELRSDWGFCPGCGRRTPAADVLKDP comes from the coding sequence ATGAGCAAGATCACGTTCCGGGCGGATGACGACCTCGTTCGCCAACTCGAGGAGTTCGACGCCTCCAAGAGCGAGGTCATGCGTCAGGCGCTCCGGGCGTACCTCGACGAGAACGGGGAGGCGCCCGTAAACGAGGGTTCGACGGGCGTAAACGCCGATTCTTCGCCTGCGTCGGCCGAGGAGTCCCTCGACGACCTCATCGCCGAGCGCGTCGACGCCGTCCTCGCGGACCGACTGGACGGCGCGTTGACGCCGCGAGAGCCGCAGGACGTGAACGTAAACATCACGCTGGATGGCGATTCCGGCAGTGTGTCACACGAGGCAGGGGAGGGTCGTAAGACAGTCCCCGCCGAGGACGAAAACGCGTCCGACGAGCCGCGGGAGACGTGTAAACAGTGCGGCGAGGACTTGCCTGAATCGGCCGTATACTGCTCCAACTGTGGCGAAAAGGCGTCTCACAGGGTGTTCTGCGAATGCGGCGACGAGCTCCGCTCGGACTGGGGCTTCTGTCCCGGGTGCGGCCGTCGCACCCCTGCAGCGGACGTTCTCAAGGATCCGTAA
- a CDS encoding ribbon-helix-helix domain-containing protein, which produces MERVTLRIPKQQIEEVERMVDTGEFPNRSEAIRSAVREMLNEQDAESRDSNRPWAKV; this is translated from the coding sequence ATGGAGCGTGTGACACTACGGATTCCGAAGCAGCAGATCGAAGAGGTCGAACGCATGGTCGATACGGGCGAGTTCCCGAATCGGAGCGAGGCGATTCGCTCCGCCGTGCGCGAGATGCTCAATGAACAGGACGCCGAATCACGGGACAGCAACCGCCCGTGGGCCAAGGTGTAG
- the ftsZ gene encoding cell division protein FtsZ, with amino-acid sequence MQDIVNSALENAEKESREVGDSDDGSDFGDPRIVIVGAGGAGNNTVNRLYNIGVDGADTVAINTDKQHLQMIEADTKILVGKSLTQGLGAGGDPSMGERATEMAQGTIKEVLGDADLVFVTAGMGGGTGTGAAPVVSKIAKEQGAIVVGMVSTPFNVERARTVKAEEGLEKLRGEADSIIVLDNNRLLDYVPNLPIGKAFSVMDQIIAETVKGISETITQPSLINLDYADMSAIMNQGGVAVMLVGETQDKNKTEEVVNDAMNHPLLDVDYRGASGGLVHITGGPDLTLNEAEGIASSITERLEASANVIWGARIEDAYKGKVRVMAIMTGVQSAQILGPTTQKQADASRQAIDSVDEDEFASTPPESSTETGTAGGRGASGNSGGFSRSETDGGRSEAEKNNGLDVIR; translated from the coding sequence ATGCAGGACATCGTCAACTCCGCACTCGAGAACGCGGAGAAAGAATCCCGAGAGGTCGGCGACAGCGACGACGGTAGCGATTTCGGTGACCCCCGAATCGTCATCGTCGGCGCTGGCGGTGCCGGTAACAACACCGTCAACCGGCTGTACAACATCGGCGTCGATGGCGCGGATACCGTCGCCATCAACACCGACAAACAGCACCTGCAGATGATCGAGGCCGACACCAAAATCCTCGTGGGCAAGTCGCTCACGCAGGGGCTCGGTGCCGGCGGTGACCCGTCGATGGGCGAACGCGCCACCGAGATGGCGCAGGGCACCATCAAGGAAGTCCTCGGTGACGCGGACCTCGTCTTCGTCACGGCGGGCATGGGTGGCGGCACCGGTACTGGTGCGGCCCCGGTCGTCTCGAAAATCGCCAAAGAGCAGGGCGCTATCGTCGTGGGCATGGTCTCGACGCCGTTCAACGTCGAGCGCGCCCGGACGGTCAAGGCCGAGGAAGGACTGGAGAAGCTTCGCGGCGAAGCCGACTCCATCATCGTCCTCGACAACAACCGCCTGCTCGATTACGTCCCGAACCTGCCCATCGGCAAAGCCTTCTCCGTGATGGACCAGATCATCGCCGAGACGGTCAAGGGCATCAGCGAGACCATCACTCAGCCGTCCCTGATTAACCTGGACTACGCGGACATGTCCGCGATAATGAATCAGGGCGGCGTCGCGGTGATGCTCGTCGGGGAGACCCAGGACAAGAACAAGACCGAAGAGGTGGTCAACGACGCGATGAACCACCCGCTGCTCGACGTCGACTACCGCGGCGCCTCGGGCGGACTGGTCCACATCACCGGCGGCCCCGACCTCACGCTGAACGAGGCCGAGGGCATCGCCAGCAGCATCACCGAACGCCTCGAAGCCTCCGCGAACGTCATCTGGGGCGCCCGCATCGAGGACGCCTACAAGGGCAAGGTCCGCGTCATGGCCATCATGACCGGCGTCCAGTCGGCCCAGATCCTCGGTCCGACGACCCAGAAACAGGCCGACGCCTCCCGGCAGGCCATCGACTCGGTGGACGAAGACGAGTTCGCCTCGACGCCGCCCGAAAGCTCGACGGAGACGGGCACGGCCGGCGGCCGCGGCGCCTCCGGCAACTCCGGCGGCTTCAGCCGCAGTGAAACCGACGGCGGCCGCTCGGAAGCCGAGAAGAACAACGGACTTGACGTAATCCGATAA
- the ncsA gene encoding tRNA 2-thiolation protein NcsA, whose amino-acid sequence MECDKCGDEAVMHAAYSGMHLCEEHFCRSVDSRVRKRIRDDALLSAEATPEDPETWLIGLSGGKDSVVLTHILDDIFAKDPRVELVALTIHEGIEGYRDASLDACIELTDDLSIEHEVVSYADEYGLQMDDVAAEDPLDMAPCAYCGVFRRDALSQYAEEYGADKLLTGHNLDDEAQTAMMNLLSGDIQQVAKHFDASLGSFEDREIDDDPFVPRAKPLRDIPEKEVALYAHLKDLPSHMAECPHASEAYRGEIQQHIHDLEDDHPGTRHSIMSGYEELAKLAAEAYRGGDEGPRGDCDRCGAPTNNDVCRKCELVDAVGGELAETGD is encoded by the coding sequence ATGGAGTGCGACAAATGCGGCGACGAGGCGGTCATGCACGCCGCCTACTCGGGCATGCACCTCTGTGAGGAACATTTCTGTCGGTCGGTCGACTCCCGGGTCCGCAAACGGATTCGCGATGACGCCCTGCTCTCGGCCGAGGCCACGCCCGAGGACCCGGAAACGTGGCTCATCGGCCTCTCCGGCGGCAAGGACAGCGTCGTCCTCACCCACATTCTCGACGACATCTTCGCGAAGGACCCCCGCGTCGAACTGGTCGCGCTCACGATTCACGAGGGTATCGAGGGCTACCGCGACGCCTCGCTGGACGCCTGCATCGAGTTGACCGACGACCTCTCTATCGAACACGAGGTCGTCTCGTATGCCGACGAATACGGCCTCCAGATGGACGACGTCGCCGCCGAGGACCCCCTCGATATGGCCCCCTGTGCCTACTGTGGGGTCTTCCGCCGGGACGCACTCTCCCAGTACGCCGAGGAGTACGGCGCCGACAAACTCCTGACGGGCCACAACCTCGACGACGAGGCCCAGACCGCGATGATGAACCTGCTGTCGGGCGACATCCAGCAGGTCGCCAAACACTTCGACGCCTCGCTGGGCAGTTTCGAGGACCGCGAAATCGACGACGACCCCTTCGTTCCCCGCGCCAAGCCGCTTCGGGACATCCCCGAAAAGGAGGTCGCCCTCTATGCGCACCTGAAGGACCTCCCCTCGCATATGGCCGAATGTCCCCACGCCAGCGAGGCCTACCGCGGCGAGATTCAACAGCACATCCACGACCTCGAAGACGACCATCCCGGCACCCGCCACTCCATCATGTCCGGCTACGAGGAACTGGCGAAGCTGGCGGCCGAGGCCTACCGCGGCGGCGACGAGGGGCCGCGCGGCGACTGTGACCGCTGTGGCGCGCCGACGAACAACGACGTCTGTCGGAAATGCGAACTCGTTGACGCAGTCGGTGGCGAATTAGCCGAGACCGGCGACTGA